In a single window of the Phocoena phocoena chromosome 14, mPhoPho1.1, whole genome shotgun sequence genome:
- the MITD1 gene encoding MIT domain-containing protein 1 isoform X2, whose product MAGSLLGQDSGSTAAVTVIKRALELESESRYPQALVCYQEGIDMLLQVLKGTKDVTKKCNLRKRISDYMDRAENIKKYLDQEKEAGKYHKQIKIEENATGFSYESLFQEYLNETVTEVWIEDPYIRHTHQGSGKEQQSSGLEEIRESLRNHGVQLELEYSSVIHDREIRFNNGWMIKIGRGLDYFKKPQSRFSLGYCDFDLRPCHETTVDIFHNKHTQKI is encoded by the exons ATGGCGGGGTCTCTCCTGGGCCAGGACTCTGGAAGCACAGCTGCAGTCACTGTGATAAAGCGGGCGTTGGAACTAGAGTCCGAGTCCCGGTACCCGCAGGCTCTGGTGTGTTACCAGGAGGGAATTGATATGCTCCTGCAGGTTCTGAAAG gCACcaaagatgtaacaaagaaatgtaatctcagaaaaagaatttctGACTACATGGATAGagcagaaaacataaagaaatacttggatcaagaaaaagaag CTGGAAAATATCACAAGCAAATTAAAATAGAAGAGAACGCAACAGGTTTCAGTTATGAGTCACTTTTTCAAGAATACCTGAATGAAACAGTTACGGAAGTTTGGATAGAAGATCCTTACATTAGACACACTCATCAG GGCAGTGGGAAAGAACAGCAAAGTAGTGGCCTGGAAGAAATAAGAGAGTCACTCAGGAATCATGGAGTGCAGTTGGAATTAGAATACTCTTCTGTGATACACGACCGGGAAATTAG GTTCAACAATGGATGGATGATTAAGATCGGAAGGGGACTTGATTATTTTAAGAAACCACAG aGTCGTTTTTCCCTTGgatattgtgattttgatttaagACCATGTCATGAAACAACAGTGGACATTTTTCATaataagcacacacaaaaaatatga
- the MITD1 gene encoding MIT domain-containing protein 1 isoform X1, with the protein MAGSLLGQDSGSTAAVTVIKRALELESESRYPQALVCYQEGIDMLLQVLKGTKDVTKKCNLRKRISDYMDRAENIKKYLDQEKEAGKYHKQIKIEENATGFSYESLFQEYLNETVTEVWIEDPYIRHTHQLYNFLRFCEMLVKRPCKIKTIHLLTSLDEGSGKEQQSSGLEEIRESLRNHGVQLELEYSSVIHDREIRFNNGWMIKIGRGLDYFKKPQSRFSLGYCDFDLRPCHETTVDIFHNKHTQKI; encoded by the exons ATGGCGGGGTCTCTCCTGGGCCAGGACTCTGGAAGCACAGCTGCAGTCACTGTGATAAAGCGGGCGTTGGAACTAGAGTCCGAGTCCCGGTACCCGCAGGCTCTGGTGTGTTACCAGGAGGGAATTGATATGCTCCTGCAGGTTCTGAAAG gCACcaaagatgtaacaaagaaatgtaatctcagaaaaagaatttctGACTACATGGATAGagcagaaaacataaagaaatacttggatcaagaaaaagaag CTGGAAAATATCACAAGCAAATTAAAATAGAAGAGAACGCAACAGGTTTCAGTTATGAGTCACTTTTTCAAGAATACCTGAATGAAACAGTTACGGAAGTTTGGATAGAAGATCCTTACATTAGACACACTCATCAG CTGTATAACTTCCTTCGATTTTGTGAGATGCTGGTTAAGAGACCATGTAAGATAAAAACTATTCATCTCCTCACTTCTCTGGATGAA GGCAGTGGGAAAGAACAGCAAAGTAGTGGCCTGGAAGAAATAAGAGAGTCACTCAGGAATCATGGAGTGCAGTTGGAATTAGAATACTCTTCTGTGATACACGACCGGGAAATTAG GTTCAACAATGGATGGATGATTAAGATCGGAAGGGGACTTGATTATTTTAAGAAACCACAG aGTCGTTTTTCCCTTGgatattgtgattttgatttaagACCATGTCATGAAACAACAGTGGACATTTTTCATaataagcacacacaaaaaatatga